One genomic region from Leptospira inadai serovar Lyme str. 10 encodes:
- a CDS encoding helix-turn-helix domain-containing protein, with protein MKTVSVAQLCFLILNFLLRLKGSLQGVLGSLFCVSLIAYFICPLLDNGGLNPILFYAIHIGCFSVTTFFYLFVSSMFSDAFRLNLWHGALFIFINSLCFYIFIVLDIENDPSPISKILFSLPQLFYLGIVLFTLGRVLKDKNIDLMESRREFRVIFVWITGIYCIFVILMEVITKNLSYSAVCDFVNSFFITLLIFFFSYKLFDFRENIFLISKNQWLEEGIDENLLEKLILLMDRERIFLQENLTIANLSRKLNTHEKKVRKLINKGLGYRNFNEFLNHYRIREAAKILVDPAKQDAQVLRIAMDLGYGSLAPFNRAFKEMMGVTPSDFRRRKMTEKV; from the coding sequence TTGAAGACTGTCTCTGTAGCGCAGCTATGCTTTCTCATTCTGAATTTTCTGCTTAGACTTAAGGGATCCCTTCAGGGAGTTTTAGGGAGCTTGTTCTGCGTTAGTTTAATCGCTTATTTTATCTGTCCTCTCTTGGATAACGGCGGATTGAATCCGATCCTATTCTATGCGATTCACATCGGTTGTTTTTCGGTAACGACTTTTTTCTACCTATTCGTTTCGAGTATGTTCTCGGATGCCTTTCGCTTAAACCTTTGGCATGGAGCACTCTTTATTTTTATTAATTCGCTTTGTTTTTATATTTTCATAGTTTTGGACATCGAGAACGACCCTTCTCCGATTTCCAAAATACTTTTCAGTCTACCTCAACTTTTCTATCTTGGGATCGTTCTATTCACGTTAGGACGGGTTTTGAAGGATAAAAATATAGATTTAATGGAATCAAGACGGGAATTCAGGGTGATCTTCGTTTGGATCACGGGAATATATTGTATCTTTGTAATACTCATGGAGGTTATCACCAAAAACCTAAGTTATTCGGCGGTTTGCGATTTTGTGAATTCCTTTTTTATCACCCTGCTTATTTTCTTTTTTTCTTATAAACTATTTGATTTTAGGGAGAATATCTTTCTTATATCTAAAAACCAGTGGCTCGAAGAAGGGATCGATGAAAATCTTCTGGAAAAGTTGATTCTTTTAATGGACAGGGAGCGAATCTTTCTGCAGGAAAATCTGACTATTGCGAACCTTTCGCGAAAGCTGAACACTCACGAAAAGAAGGTTAGAAAACTGATCAACAAAGGATTAGGCTACAGAAATTTCAACGAATTCCTAAACCACTATAGAATTCGGGAAGCGGCAAAGATTCTAGTCGATCCTGCTAAACAGGACGCTCAGGTTTTAAGAATCGCCATGGACCTGGGCTACGGATCACTTGCGCCTTTCAATCGCGCGTTTAAAGAAATGATGGGAGTCACTCCCTCCGATTTTAGAAGA